A stretch of Dyella sp. BiH032 DNA encodes these proteins:
- a CDS encoding MBL fold metallo-hydrolase, translated as MDWKLHFLGVGAAHAVELGSSSAVLERDGEPLLLIDCGPDTLDRYVAAYGDVPRALFITHTHMDHVGGMERLFFRLWFDEALRGRTRLFLHADLMTWLQARVADYPGVLAEGGVNYWEAFRLVPCHRGFWLDGLWFDVFPTRHHLPRTSFGLALGGSFVYTGDTRPIPDMLARYAAGGELIAHDCGLVGNPSHTGIDDIEREYPETLRSRLRLYHYGSAADGATLASRGYTTVAAGARIALPPPSPPRPDAG; from the coding sequence ATGGACTGGAAGCTGCACTTCCTCGGTGTCGGCGCTGCACACGCGGTGGAGCTGGGCTCCTCGTCCGCGGTGCTGGAGCGGGACGGCGAACCGTTGCTGCTGATCGATTGCGGTCCGGACACGCTGGACCGCTACGTGGCAGCTTACGGTGACGTCCCGCGGGCGCTCTTCATCACGCACACGCACATGGATCACGTCGGCGGCATGGAGCGGCTGTTCTTCCGGCTGTGGTTCGATGAGGCACTGCGCGGCCGGACCCGGCTTTTCCTGCACGCGGACCTGATGACCTGGCTGCAGGCGAGGGTGGCCGACTATCCGGGCGTGCTCGCCGAGGGCGGGGTGAACTACTGGGAGGCGTTCCGGCTGGTTCCGTGCCATCGCGGATTCTGGCTGGATGGCCTGTGGTTCGATGTATTTCCCACGCGTCACCACCTGCCCAGGACCTCCTTCGGTCTGGCGCTCGGCGGAAGCTTCGTCTACACCGGCGATACGCGCCCCATCCCGGACATGCTGGCGCGCTACGCCGCGGGCGGCGAATTGATCGCCCACGATTGCGGCCTGGTGGGCAATCCCTCCCACACCGGCATCGACGACATCGAGCGCGAATATCCGGAAACGCTGCGCTCCCGACTGCGCCTGTATCACTACGGCAGCGCCGCCGACGGCGCGACGCTGGCCTCGCGCGGCTACACCACCGTGGCGGCCGGGGCACGGATCGCGCTTCCGCCGCCGTCGCCACCGCGTCCGGATGCTGGTTGA
- a CDS encoding glycine zipper 2TM domain-containing protein, protein MNAKSLLVLPLAAALTLATASASAQTSAPRRTATVSDAGTLNGNVLVRRDGIFLRCSQCGTVESIERNVTQGADHGTAGAIIGAVAGGVLGNQVGKGNGRKLATVAGAVGGGFAGNRIGRGGTNESWVLRLRMGDGSYSNVTVPDASAIREGDLVQVDPDGNVVRIQ, encoded by the coding sequence ATGAACGCCAAGTCTCTTCTCGTCCTGCCCCTGGCAGCGGCGCTGACCCTCGCCACGGCCTCCGCCTCGGCGCAGACCTCCGCCCCCCGCCGCACGGCGACGGTCTCGGATGCGGGCACGCTCAACGGCAACGTGCTGGTCCGCCGGGACGGCATCTTCCTGCGTTGCAGCCAATGCGGCACGGTGGAGTCGATCGAACGCAACGTAACCCAGGGCGCCGACCACGGCACCGCCGGCGCGATCATCGGCGCGGTCGCCGGTGGCGTGCTGGGCAACCAGGTCGGCAAGGGCAATGGCCGCAAGCTGGCCACCGTGGCCGGCGCCGTCGGCGGCGGCTTCGCCGGCAACCGGATCGGCCGCGGCGGCACCAACGAGAGCTGGGTGCTGCGCCTGCGCATGGGCGACGGCAGCTACAGCAACGTCACCGTGCCGGACGCCAGCGCCATCCGCGAGGGCGACCTCGTGCAGGTCGACCCGGACGGCAACGTGGTCCGCATCCAGTAA
- a CDS encoding glycosyltransferase family 9 protein: MSAPASICLLRTSAIGDVTHVVPLVHTLRRAWPQTRLTWIVGKLERRLVGDLPGVEFVTFDKGAGWDGMRAVRSALQGHRFDALLHMQVAMRSNLLSLGIKADRRIGYDKARSKDLHGLVINERIPARTGEHVLDAIGSFCEPLGLKQTEVRWDIPIPDEARVWAAEQLPQGAPVLLVSPTSSHVLRNWRPERYAAVMDHAAQRGWRVMLIGGPSPLERQMADAVLAACRIPPVDLTGKDTLKRLLAMLTRASLLLTPDSGPMHMANTVGCKVLGLHAASNPDRSGPYSDRRWCVNKYEEASRKFLGKPASDIPWGSKIEHAGVMDLIGVDDVIERFEAYAATLGG; encoded by the coding sequence ATGTCCGCTCCCGCCTCGATCTGCCTGCTGCGCACCTCCGCCATCGGCGACGTCACCCATGTCGTGCCGCTGGTGCATACCTTGCGTCGCGCCTGGCCGCAGACACGACTCACCTGGATCGTCGGCAAGCTGGAGCGCAGGCTGGTCGGCGATCTGCCGGGGGTGGAATTCGTCACCTTCGACAAAGGCGCGGGATGGGACGGCATGCGCGCCGTCCGCAGCGCCCTGCAAGGCCATCGGTTCGACGCGCTGCTGCACATGCAGGTAGCCATGCGCTCCAACCTGCTCAGCCTGGGCATCAAGGCCGATCGACGCATCGGCTACGACAAGGCGCGCTCCAAGGATCTCCACGGCCTGGTGATCAACGAACGCATTCCGGCACGGACTGGCGAGCACGTGCTGGACGCCATCGGCAGCTTCTGCGAACCGCTGGGCCTGAAACAGACCGAGGTGCGCTGGGACATCCCCATCCCCGACGAAGCCCGGGTGTGGGCAGCCGAACAGCTGCCGCAGGGTGCGCCCGTCCTGCTGGTCAGCCCGACATCGAGCCATGTGCTGCGCAATTGGCGGCCGGAACGCTATGCGGCCGTGATGGACCATGCTGCGCAGCGCGGATGGCGTGTCATGCTGATCGGCGGCCCCTCGCCGCTGGAGCGGCAGATGGCGGACGCGGTGCTGGCCGCCTGCCGGATCCCACCGGTGGACCTGACCGGCAAGGACACGCTCAAGCGGCTGCTGGCCATGCTGACGCGCGCCTCGTTGCTGCTCACCCCGGACTCCGGCCCGATGCACATGGCCAATACCGTGGGTTGCAAGGTGCTGGGATTGCATGCGGCCAGCAACCCTGACCGCTCCGGGCCTTATTCGGATCGCCGCTGGTGCGTGAACAAATACGAAGAGGCCTCGCGCAAGTTCCTGGGCAAGCCGGCCAGCGACATCCCATGGGGCAGCAAGATCGAGCACGCGGGCGTCATGGACTTGATCGGCGTCGACGACGTGATCGAACGCTTCGAGGCTTACGCCGCCACGCTCGGCGGCTGA
- the lpxK gene encoding tetraacyldisaccharide 4'-kinase: MALADTLEAAWYGKGTAPWWTVPLSWLYGGVVRLRRRLYRRGWLRSVQLPVPVLVVGNITVGGTGKTPLTIALAEALRARGFRPGVVSRGYGGTEQGPALLDERPDPARFGDEPCLIRAAGTPVAVGRDRPAASRLLVEAGCDVVIADDGLQHYRLRRDTEICVIDGDRGFGNGRLLPAGPLREPLARLADVGFRVRNGGLATDGEVPMQLEGGQVRRLADGEVLPMEAFRGRRVHAVAGIGHPARFFESLRAHGIEVIPHPFPDHHAYAAADLDFGDGLPLLMTEKDAVKCAGFALPQAWAVPVRAGLPAAFFDAVAAQLKQAAQGLA, translated from the coding sequence ATGGCGCTGGCCGACACGCTCGAAGCGGCCTGGTACGGCAAAGGCACCGCGCCCTGGTGGACAGTGCCGCTGTCATGGCTCTACGGCGGGGTGGTGCGCCTGCGCCGTCGCCTGTATCGCCGGGGATGGCTACGCAGCGTGCAGCTTCCCGTGCCGGTCCTGGTCGTGGGCAACATCACCGTCGGCGGTACCGGCAAGACACCGTTGACCATCGCGCTGGCCGAGGCACTGCGAGCGCGTGGCTTCCGGCCCGGCGTGGTCAGCCGCGGTTATGGCGGCACCGAACAAGGGCCCGCGCTGCTCGACGAGCGCCCCGACCCGGCTCGCTTCGGCGACGAGCCCTGCCTGATTCGCGCTGCCGGCACGCCGGTGGCGGTGGGGCGCGACCGCCCCGCGGCGTCGCGGTTGCTCGTCGAGGCGGGCTGCGACGTCGTCATTGCCGACGATGGACTGCAGCACTACCGGCTGCGCCGCGACACGGAAATCTGCGTCATCGATGGGGATCGCGGCTTCGGCAATGGCCGCCTGCTGCCCGCCGGCCCGCTGCGCGAACCGCTGGCGCGCCTTGCCGACGTCGGCTTCCGCGTCCGCAATGGCGGCCTAGCTACGGACGGTGAGGTGCCGATGCAGTTGGAGGGCGGCCAGGTACGTCGCTTGGCGGATGGCGAAGTCCTGCCGATGGAAGCCTTCAGGGGGCGGCGTGTGCATGCTGTCGCGGGTATCGGCCACCCCGCGCGGTTCTTCGAGAGCCTGCGCGCGCACGGCATCGAAGTGATACCGCACCCGTTTCCCGACCACCACGCCTACGCCGCTGCCGACCTGGACTTCGGGGACGGCTTGCCGTTACTGATGACGGAGAAGGATGCGGTGAAGTGCGCAGGTTTCGCCTTGCCGCAGGCGTGGGCGGTGCCGGTGCGGGCCGGATTGCCGGCAGCGTTTTTCGATGCGGTTGCTGCGCAGCTGAAGCAGGCGGCCCAGGGCCTGGCCTGA
- a CDS encoding 3-deoxy-D-manno-octulosonic acid kinase, translating into MMVQEQVRANAGGAILFDPTTSPQVDDDWFSPSHWRELGTLRTQTGGRGGVAVIGTPAGEGVLRHYRRGGLVARWMGDRYLWTGAERTRSFTEFRLLAELARRGLPVPAPMAARYQRHGAFYTADLITRRIVSARTLAECLAWGRLDADLAAQVGTLVARFHREGVWHADLNAHNILVSESELHLIDFDRGELRPPAEAWRLANLQRLRRSLVKLGAAAQGEEVFEKTMWQPLVQGYASGLGIAGDMP; encoded by the coding sequence ATGATGGTGCAAGAGCAGGTCCGGGCGAACGCGGGCGGGGCGATTCTGTTCGACCCGACCACATCGCCACAAGTCGACGACGATTGGTTCTCGCCGAGCCACTGGCGGGAACTGGGTACCTTGCGCACGCAGACCGGCGGCCGCGGCGGCGTCGCCGTGATCGGTACGCCGGCGGGCGAGGGGGTGCTCCGCCATTACCGCCGGGGCGGCCTGGTGGCGCGATGGATGGGCGACCGTTATCTGTGGACGGGAGCGGAGCGCACGCGGAGTTTCACCGAGTTCCGCCTGCTGGCCGAACTGGCGCGGCGAGGGCTGCCGGTGCCGGCGCCGATGGCCGCGCGCTACCAGCGTCATGGTGCGTTCTACACCGCCGACCTCATCACCCGCCGCATCGTCTCGGCGCGCACGCTGGCCGAATGCCTCGCCTGGGGCCGCCTGGATGCCGACCTCGCCGCGCAGGTCGGCACCCTGGTCGCACGCTTTCACCGCGAGGGCGTGTGGCACGCGGATCTCAATGCGCACAACATCCTGGTGTCCGAAAGCGAACTCCATCTGATCGACTTCGACCGCGGCGAACTGCGTCCGCCGGCGGAGGCATGGCGCCTGGCGAACTTGCAGCGCCTGCGTCGCTCGCTGGTGAAATTGGGCGCGGCCGCGCAGGGCGAGGAAGTCTTCGAGAAGACCATGTGGCAGCCGCTGGTGCAGGGCTATGCATCGGGCCTCGGCATCGCGGGCGACATGCCATGA
- the dnaX gene encoding DNA polymerase III subunit gamma/tau, translating to MSYQVLARKWRPRKFAELVGQEHVVRALTNALDTGRMHHAYLFTGTRGVGKTTIARIFAKSLNCERGESADPCGECSVCTAVDAGRFVDLLEIDAASNTGVDDVREVIENAQYAPARGRFKVYLVDEVHMLSKPAFNALLKTLEEPPPHVKFLLATTDPQKLPVTVLSRCLKFNLKRLLPEQISGQMRHILGAENLSYEDAAIAELARAADGSLRDGLSLLDQAIAYGGGALKVDDVRAMLGSVARGQVLGVLEALAAGDGDRLMAECARIASFSPDFGGVLDDLAATLHRVQLMQLVPGYRPEGDGSDEAALASLAERLGPEDVQLYYQIAIGGRRDLALAPDARTGFEMALLRMLAFRPGEGGEPARTERPASSAAPRPVSAPSPRVAPPMPEAVAERPAARAPEPAPVRAEPAPVPPPAPARTAPALDARGLPHWDSLIDQAGLRGPMGQLAQNAALREREGQTLVLALQPVHMHLAVEPMVGQMEDRISQALGERIRLRFVSDQAGGVETPAVRAANARTAAQSAAEQSIEEDPLVQSLRREFGARVLPQSVKPFEP from the coding sequence ATGTCCTATCAGGTACTCGCGCGCAAATGGCGCCCCCGCAAGTTCGCCGAACTGGTCGGGCAGGAGCACGTGGTGCGCGCGCTCACCAATGCGCTCGACACCGGACGCATGCACCACGCCTACCTGTTCACCGGCACGCGCGGGGTGGGCAAGACCACCATTGCGCGCATCTTCGCCAAGTCGCTCAACTGCGAGCGCGGCGAGTCGGCTGACCCTTGCGGCGAGTGTTCGGTCTGTACCGCGGTGGACGCCGGCCGCTTCGTCGATCTGCTCGAGATCGACGCGGCCAGCAACACCGGCGTGGACGACGTGCGCGAGGTGATCGAGAACGCGCAATACGCTCCCGCGCGCGGCCGTTTCAAGGTGTACCTGGTCGACGAGGTGCACATGCTCTCCAAGCCGGCCTTCAACGCGCTGCTGAAGACGCTGGAGGAACCGCCGCCGCACGTGAAGTTCCTGCTCGCCACCACCGACCCGCAGAAGCTGCCGGTGACGGTGCTGTCGCGCTGTCTCAAGTTCAATCTCAAGCGGCTGCTGCCCGAGCAGATTTCCGGCCAGATGCGCCACATCCTCGGTGCCGAGAACCTCTCGTACGAGGACGCCGCCATTGCCGAACTGGCTCGCGCCGCGGATGGTTCGCTGCGCGACGGCCTGTCACTGCTCGACCAGGCCATCGCCTACGGCGGCGGCGCGCTGAAGGTGGACGACGTGCGCGCCATGCTGGGCAGCGTCGCGCGCGGCCAGGTGCTGGGGGTGCTGGAAGCGCTCGCCGCCGGCGACGGTGACCGGCTGATGGCCGAATGCGCGCGTATCGCCTCGTTCTCGCCGGATTTCGGCGGCGTCCTGGACGACCTCGCCGCCACGCTGCATCGCGTCCAGCTCATGCAGCTGGTTCCCGGCTACCGGCCGGAAGGCGACGGCAGCGACGAAGCGGCGCTCGCCTCGCTGGCGGAACGGCTCGGGCCCGAAGACGTGCAGTTGTACTACCAGATCGCCATCGGCGGCCGCCGCGACCTCGCCCTGGCCCCCGATGCACGCACCGGTTTCGAGATGGCCTTGCTGCGCATGCTGGCGTTCCGCCCAGGCGAAGGCGGTGAGCCGGCGCGCACCGAGCGCCCGGCTTCTTCCGCCGCACCGCGCCCGGTGTCTGCGCCGTCGCCGCGGGTGGCGCCGCCCATGCCGGAGGCCGTGGCCGAACGGCCGGCGGCCCGCGCCCCCGAGCCGGCACCGGTCCGCGCGGAGCCCGCGCCCGTGCCGCCGCCGGCGCCCGCACGCACCGCCCCTGCACTGGATGCCCGCGGCCTGCCGCACTGGGACAGCCTGATCGACCAGGCCGGCCTGCGCGGCCCGATGGGCCAGCTGGCGCAGAACGCGGCGTTGCGCGAGCGCGAGGGACAGACCCTGGTGCTGGCGCTGCAGCCGGTGCACATGCACCTGGCGGTGGAGCCGATGGTGGGGCAGATGGAAGACCGCATCAGCCAGGCGCTGGGCGAACGCATCCGCCTTCGCTTCGTGAGCGACCAGGCGGGCGGCGTCGAAACGCCTGCCGTACGCGCGGCCAACGCGCGCACCGCGGCGCAGTCGGCGGCCGAGCAATCCATTGAAGAAGACCCGCTCGTCCAGTCGCTGCGCCGCGAGTTCGGCGCGCGCGTGCTGCCGCAGTCGGTCAAGCCGTTCGAACCCTAA
- the recR gene encoding recombination mediator RecR: MSKLLTDLIEALRCLPGVGGKSAQRMAFHLLERERERGLRLASVLEQAMQRIGNCTRCRNFSEEPVCAICASASRDRQVLCVVESPTELAAIEQATGYRGQYFVLLGRLSPLDGLGPEELGLDLLTERLAEGEIEEMVIATNPTVEGEATAHYLAQLARAANVKPTRLAHGVPLGGELEYVDRSTLAHAFGSRQTLG, encoded by the coding sequence ATGAGCAAGCTTCTTACCGACCTGATCGAAGCCCTGCGCTGCCTGCCCGGCGTGGGCGGCAAGAGCGCGCAGCGCATGGCCTTCCACCTGCTCGAACGCGAGCGCGAGCGCGGCCTGCGGCTGGCGAGTGTGCTGGAGCAGGCGATGCAGCGCATCGGCAACTGCACGCGCTGCCGCAATTTCAGCGAGGAGCCGGTGTGCGCCATCTGCGCCAGTGCCAGCCGCGACCGGCAAGTGCTGTGCGTGGTGGAGTCGCCGACCGAGCTGGCGGCGATCGAACAGGCGACGGGATATCGCGGCCAGTACTTCGTGCTGCTGGGACGCTTGTCGCCGCTCGATGGCCTGGGGCCTGAGGAACTCGGCCTGGACCTGCTCACCGAGCGGCTGGCCGAAGGCGAGATCGAGGAAATGGTCATCGCCACCAATCCGACTGTGGAAGGCGAAGCCACGGCGCATTACCTGGCGCAATTGGCGCGCGCGGCCAACGTGAAGCCCACCCGGCTCGCGCACGGCGTGCCGCTGGGCGGCGAACTGGAATACGTCGACCGCAGCACGCTGGCGCACGCGTTCGGCAGCCGGCAGACGCTCGGCTAG
- a CDS encoding DUF6165 family protein: MSLIQVPVSFGELIDKITILEIKSKQMTDPAKLANVRNELDQLNATWSAHSASKTDIADERARLLKVNELLWDIEDRIRLKEKAQAFDQEFIELARAVYFRNDERAAVKREINLKLGSQLVEEKSYQDYKAG, from the coding sequence ATGAGCCTGATCCAAGTTCCGGTGTCCTTCGGTGAGCTGATCGACAAGATCACCATCCTGGAGATCAAGTCCAAGCAGATGACCGACCCGGCGAAGCTGGCGAATGTGCGCAACGAGCTCGATCAGCTCAATGCCACCTGGTCCGCGCATTCCGCTTCCAAGACCGACATCGCCGATGAGCGTGCCCGCCTGCTCAAGGTGAACGAGCTGTTGTGGGACATCGAGGACCGCATTCGCCTGAAGGAAAAGGCCCAGGCGTTCGACCAGGAATTCATCGAGCTGGCGCGCGCGGTGTACTTCCGTAATGACGAACGCGCCGCGGTGAAGCGCGAAATCAACCTCAAGTTGGGCTCGCAGCTGGTGGAAGAGAAGTCGTACCAGGATTACAAGGCGGGCTGA
- a CDS encoding YbaB/EbfC family nucleoid-associated protein, whose translation MRGQIGQLMQQAQRMQEEMKRAQEEIAKLEVTGSAGGGLVSVVMSGAHEVRRVQIDRKLFADDPEMAEDLVAAAVNDAVNKVADASKNKLGGVTSGLQLPPGFKMPF comes from the coding sequence ATGAGAGGACAAATCGGCCAGCTGATGCAGCAGGCGCAGCGCATGCAGGAAGAGATGAAGCGCGCGCAGGAGGAAATCGCCAAGCTGGAAGTCACCGGCAGCGCCGGCGGCGGCCTGGTCTCGGTCGTGATGAGCGGCGCGCATGAGGTGCGTCGCGTGCAGATCGATCGCAAGCTGTTTGCCGACGATCCGGAGATGGCCGAAGACCTGGTGGCGGCCGCCGTCAACGACGCGGTCAACAAGGTGGCCGACGCCAGCAAGAACAAACTGGGCGGCGTCACCTCCGGCCTTCAGCTGCCGCCCGGTTTCAAGATGCCGTTCTGA
- a CDS encoding histidine triad nucleotide-binding protein has translation MGDTIFGKIIRREIPADIVYEDDEVLAFRDLNPQAPVHVLFVPKQAIATLEEAKPQDAELLGKLLLAAAAYAREQGFAQDGYRTVINCNEHGGQTVFHLHVHLLAGRRMHWPPG, from the coding sequence ATGGGCGACACGATTTTTGGAAAGATCATCCGCCGGGAAATCCCTGCCGACATCGTCTATGAGGACGATGAAGTCCTGGCCTTCCGCGACCTCAACCCACAGGCGCCCGTCCATGTGCTGTTCGTGCCCAAGCAGGCGATCGCCACGCTCGAGGAAGCGAAGCCGCAGGACGCCGAGCTGCTGGGGAAGCTGTTGCTGGCGGCCGCGGCCTACGCGCGCGAACAGGGCTTCGCACAGGACGGGTATCGCACCGTAATCAATTGCAATGAGCATGGCGGCCAGACGGTCTTCCACCTGCACGTGCATCTGCTGGCGGGGCGCCGCATGCACTGGCCGCCGGGCTGA